One genomic region from Prunus persica cultivar Lovell chromosome G3, Prunus_persica_NCBIv2, whole genome shotgun sequence encodes:
- the LOC18784401 gene encoding uncharacterized protein LOC18784401 isoform X2, with amino-acid sequence MAAKEELFAGAFRLPIARTLRSMDAAWFDANSAIESERDDEFYSVHDDVVSLNGSESASTLSISSPKGHNFSRQRTREPQPPLHSTSAVSGDEVVDESVGVDKMQALEHCGILQNACLPCLASPSGDKRINPATPSLRRKVLSFKWREGHSAAATAADPTPTLLSPKAFVKRPIAGSTIPYCPIEKSMPDCWSPLEPNTFKVRGKNYLRDKKKEPAPNCAAFYPFAADIFLSQRKIDHIARFVDLPAVNSAEDVPSILVVNVQIPLYPANFFQGESDGEGMNLVMYYKISESFSKELPPHFRESISRLINDEVERVRGFPVDTIAPFRERLKILGRVANLEDLHLSTAEKKLMNAYNEKPVLSRPQHEFYLGENYFEIDLDMHRFSYISRKGIEAFHERMKLCILDFGLTIQGNKAEDLPEHLLCCVRWNKVDYNNKSSSGVLGQKSL; translated from the exons atggcCGCCAAAGAAGAATTATTCGCAGGCGCGTTTCGTCTTCCGATCGCTCGCACCCTAA GAAGTATGGATGCGGCGTGGTTTGATGCAAACTCGGCGATTGAGTCCGAGCGAGATGACGAGTTTTATAGTGTTCAtgatg ATGTGGTGTCTCTAAATGGGTCAGAAAGTGCATCCACTTTGAGCATTTCATCGCCGAAAGGTCACAATTTTTCTCGCCAGAGAACAAGGGAACCGCAACCACCATTGCATTCGACCTCTGCTGTGTCTGGAGATGAAGTTGTGGATGAGAGTGTTGGAGTGGACAAAATGCAAGCGTTGGAGCATTGTGGGATTCTTCAAAATGCTTGCTTGCCTTGTCTGGCTAGCCCCTCAGGTGACAAGAGAATAAACCCAGCCACACCAAGTTTGAGGAGGAAAGTTCTTTCCTTTAAATGGAGGGAAGGGCATTCTGCTGCAGCTACAGCAGCTGATCCTACACCCACATTAT TATCACCAAAGGCATTTGTGAAAAGACCAATTGCAGGTTCTACAATTCCATACTGCCCCATTGAGAAGAGTATGCCAGATTGTTGGTCACCTCTTGAGCCAAACACATTTAAAGTCAGGGGGAAAAATTATCTTAG ggataaaaagaaagagcCTGCTCCAAATTGCGCTGCATTTTATCCTTTTGCCGCTGATATTTTCTTATCTCAGAGGAAGATTGATCATATTGCTCGTTTCGTGGATCTTCCTGCTGTGAATTCAGCTGAAGATGTCCCTTCTATTCTTGTTGTAAATGTTCAG ATACCACTTTATCCAGCCAATTTTTTTCAAGGCGAAAGTGATGGAGAAGGAATGAATTTAGTTATGTACTATAAGATTTCTGAAAGTTTTTCAAAAGAGCTTCCGCCTCATTTTCGAGAAAGTATCAGT AGATTAATCAATGATGAAGTGGAGAGAGTGAGAGGATTCCCTGTTGATACAATTGCACCCTTCAGGGAAAGATTGAAAATCTTAGGCCGAGTGGCAAATTTGGAGGATCTTCATTTAAGTACAGCTGAGAAGAAGCTAATGAATGCTTACAATGAAAAACCTGTTCTTTCACGTCCTCAACATGAATTTTACTTG GGAGAAAACTACTTCGAGATTGATTTGGATATGCACAGATTCAGCTACATCTCTAGAAAAGGCATTGAAGCATTTCACGAAAGAATGAAGCTATGCATATTGGATTTTGGTCTCACAATTCAG GGGAACAAGGCAGAAGACTTGCCAGAGCATTTATTATGCTGTGTACGGTGGAATAAAGTCGACTACAATAATAAATCATCATCTGGGGTTTTGGGTCAAAAGTCTCTGTAA
- the LOC18782027 gene encoding uncharacterized protein LOC18782027, with protein sequence MAVSSSPILSPFGVNIISADLGSSSTGLPRFNFCSIQRNNRRPSHVIVLSSKSSKESWSEAKRVLMEQYGFNPDEALSEPPPKSKRKKELKEAGKDKQIAPKEPKPPRTTHKLLTVLGGKARRMKLLSPKGMDVRPMMEVVKGAAFDILQAAGGCPASLRPGRWLDLYSGTGSVGIEAISRGCSEVHFVEMDPWVVSDVLRPNLEWTGFLDVSVIHTVRVEKFIERAKQLAGKEPFDYISVTPPYMEVDYAVLMDQISNSALVGEDTFIVVEYPLRTDMLDSCGCLVKITDRRFGRTHLVIYGPKWAEKKKKKEKLLRGVAVEV encoded by the exons ATGGCGGTTTCTTCTTCTCCGATTCTATCTCCATTCGGAGTGAATATAATATCTGCGGACCTTGGCTCGTCTTCTACCGGTCTTCCTCGCTTCAATTTCTGCTCCATACAACGCAACAATCGACGGCCATCCCATGTCATCGTCCTCTCTTCGA AGTCGAGTAAGGAATCGTGGAGTGAGGCTAAGCGAGTGTTGATGGAGCAGTATGGTTTCAACCCCGACGAGGCCTTATCTGAGCCGCCTCCGAag agcaagaggaagaaggaGCTAAAAGAGGCAGGCAAAGACAAGCAAATCGCACCAAAGGAGCCTAAGCCACCGCGAACTACCCATAAGTTGCTTACG GTGCTTGGAGGAAAGGCTCGAAGAATGAAGTTGCTCTCTCCAAAGGGCATGGATGTACGCCCAATGATGGAGGTCGTCAAAGGTGCAGCCTTTGATATCCTTCAG GCTGCCGGTGGCTGTCCTGCATCCTTAAGGCCTGGCCGTTGGTTAGACTTGTACAGTGGTACTGGATCTGTTGGAATTGAAGCTATTAGTCGAGGATGTTCTGAG GTACATTTTGTTGAGATGGATCCATGGGTCGTTTCAGATGTTTTACGTCCAAACTTGGAATGGACTGGGTTTCTTGATGTTTCAGTTATACATACTGTTCGTGTTGAAAAGTTCATAGAACGTGCAAAGCAACTTGCAG GTAAAGAACCATTTGATTACATTAGTGTTACCCCTCCGTATATGGAAGTTGACTATGCTGTACTCATGGATCAAATATCAAATTCAGCCTTAGTTGGAGAAGATACCTTTATA GTAGTTGAGTACCCACTAAGGACTGACATGCTGGATTCATGTGGATGCCTTGTGAAG ATAACGGATCGTCGGTTTGGTAGGACACACTTGGTTATTTATGGACCCAAGTGGgctgagaagaagaagaagaaagaaaagttacTTCGGGGAGTAGCAGTAGAAGTTTGA
- the LOC18782369 gene encoding transcription factor MYB35, with the protein MGRPPCCDKSNVKRGIWTAAEDAKLLAYISKHGVGNWTLVPKKAGLNRCGKSCRLRWTNYLRPDLIHDSFTPQEEEHIINLHEAIGSRWSLIAKLLPGRTDNDVKNYWNTKLKKKLSKMGIDPVTHKPFSQILSDYGNISSLPSIDNQFGSFLKNLNNTFVPKSEPSSGITGLPLGVNTYSNMMMNPIGSDNSTASTLSLGIVAQFQEINQDSVQVQPHFLNEVASSCSSSSPPHATDHQLSSQPTYLCQQSHHEAQITPSSSFNWSEFLLHEPFSSADELKQEQDFHGTMMSSSSALPTLAGGSEHNLKATTQACDFGSSAINIGGQRNNNLAHDQASSSSMTSFVDTILGQDSEMQAAFPELLDASFDY; encoded by the exons atgGGAAGGCCACCTTGCTGCGATAAATCAAACGTGAAAAGAGGCATCTGGACTGCAGCAGAGGATGCCAAACTTCTTGCATACATTTCGAAACACGGAGTTGGAAATTGGACTTTGGTTCCAAAGAAAGCAG GACTTAATAGATGCGGGAAGAGCTGCAGGCTTAGGTGGACTAATTACCTGAGGCCTGACCTCATACATGACAGCTTCACTCCTCAAGAGGAAGAGCATATTATTAACCTTCATGAGGCTATAGGCAGCAG GTGGTCCCTCATTGCAAAGCTACTACCCGGAAGAACAGATAATGATGTCAAAAACTACTGGAACACTAAGTTGAAAAAGAAGCTTTCCAAAATGGGAATTGACCCTGTAACCCATAAACCTTTTTCTCAGATCCTCTCTGACTATGGAAACATCAGCAGCCTCCCAAGCATCGATAATCAATTCGGGTCCTTTTTAAAGAACTTGAACAACACGTTCGTGCCCAAATCAGAGCCGTCTTCAGGCATCACAGGACTGCCCTTGGGCGTCAACACATATTCCAATATGATGATGAACCCTATAGGATCAGACAATTCCACTGCTAGCACTCTTTCATTGGGTATTGTGGCTCAGTTTCAAGAAATCAATCAAGACAGTGTGCAAGTGCAACCACactttttgaatgaagtagCTTCCTCTTGTTCATCATCATCTCCTCCTCATGCCACTGATCATCAATTAAGCTCTCAGCCAACTTACTTGTGCCAGCAATCTCATCATGAGGCTCAAATTAcaccatcttcttcctttaaCTGGAGTGAATTTCTTCTGCATGAACCCTTTTCGTCAGCTGATGAACTCAAGCAAGAACAAGATTTCCATGGAACAATGATGTCATCCTCATCAGCTCTTCCCACACTTGCTGGTGGAAGTGAACACAACTTGAAGGCAACAACTCAGGCATGTGATTTTGGATCATCAGCCATTAATATTGGAGGCCAAAGGAACAATAACTTGGCTCATGATCAagcttcttcatcttccaTGACTTCTTTTGTGGATACTATCTTGGGTCAAGATAGTGAGATGCAGGCAGCGTTTCCTGAACTTCTAGATGCTTCTTTCGATTATTAA
- the LOC18784401 gene encoding uncharacterized protein LOC18784401 isoform X1: MGACVSRPKACTFGFPKKKKNGRQRRIIRRRVSSSDRSHPKSVLTLQGSMDAAWFDANSAIESERDDEFYSVHDDVVSLNGSESASTLSISSPKGHNFSRQRTREPQPPLHSTSAVSGDEVVDESVGVDKMQALEHCGILQNACLPCLASPSGDKRINPATPSLRRKVLSFKWREGHSAAATAADPTPTLLSPKAFVKRPIAGSTIPYCPIEKSMPDCWSPLEPNTFKVRGKNYLRDKKKEPAPNCAAFYPFAADIFLSQRKIDHIARFVDLPAVNSAEDVPSILVVNVQIPLYPANFFQGESDGEGMNLVMYYKISESFSKELPPHFRESISRLINDEVERVRGFPVDTIAPFRERLKILGRVANLEDLHLSTAEKKLMNAYNEKPVLSRPQHEFYLGENYFEIDLDMHRFSYISRKGIEAFHERMKLCILDFGLTIQGNKAEDLPEHLLCCVRWNKVDYNNKSSSGVLGQKSL; this comes from the exons atgggAGCTTGTGTTTCGAGGCCGAAGGCCTGCACTTTTGGGTttccaaagaagaagaagaatggcCGCCAAAGAAGAATTATTCGCAGGCGCGTTTCGTCTTCCGATCGCTCGCACCCTAAGTCTGTTCTTACACTCCAAG GAAGTATGGATGCGGCGTGGTTTGATGCAAACTCGGCGATTGAGTCCGAGCGAGATGACGAGTTTTATAGTGTTCAtgatg ATGTGGTGTCTCTAAATGGGTCAGAAAGTGCATCCACTTTGAGCATTTCATCGCCGAAAGGTCACAATTTTTCTCGCCAGAGAACAAGGGAACCGCAACCACCATTGCATTCGACCTCTGCTGTGTCTGGAGATGAAGTTGTGGATGAGAGTGTTGGAGTGGACAAAATGCAAGCGTTGGAGCATTGTGGGATTCTTCAAAATGCTTGCTTGCCTTGTCTGGCTAGCCCCTCAGGTGACAAGAGAATAAACCCAGCCACACCAAGTTTGAGGAGGAAAGTTCTTTCCTTTAAATGGAGGGAAGGGCATTCTGCTGCAGCTACAGCAGCTGATCCTACACCCACATTAT TATCACCAAAGGCATTTGTGAAAAGACCAATTGCAGGTTCTACAATTCCATACTGCCCCATTGAGAAGAGTATGCCAGATTGTTGGTCACCTCTTGAGCCAAACACATTTAAAGTCAGGGGGAAAAATTATCTTAG ggataaaaagaaagagcCTGCTCCAAATTGCGCTGCATTTTATCCTTTTGCCGCTGATATTTTCTTATCTCAGAGGAAGATTGATCATATTGCTCGTTTCGTGGATCTTCCTGCTGTGAATTCAGCTGAAGATGTCCCTTCTATTCTTGTTGTAAATGTTCAG ATACCACTTTATCCAGCCAATTTTTTTCAAGGCGAAAGTGATGGAGAAGGAATGAATTTAGTTATGTACTATAAGATTTCTGAAAGTTTTTCAAAAGAGCTTCCGCCTCATTTTCGAGAAAGTATCAGT AGATTAATCAATGATGAAGTGGAGAGAGTGAGAGGATTCCCTGTTGATACAATTGCACCCTTCAGGGAAAGATTGAAAATCTTAGGCCGAGTGGCAAATTTGGAGGATCTTCATTTAAGTACAGCTGAGAAGAAGCTAATGAATGCTTACAATGAAAAACCTGTTCTTTCACGTCCTCAACATGAATTTTACTTG GGAGAAAACTACTTCGAGATTGATTTGGATATGCACAGATTCAGCTACATCTCTAGAAAAGGCATTGAAGCATTTCACGAAAGAATGAAGCTATGCATATTGGATTTTGGTCTCACAATTCAG GGGAACAAGGCAGAAGACTTGCCAGAGCATTTATTATGCTGTGTACGGTGGAATAAAGTCGACTACAATAATAAATCATCATCTGGGGTTTTGGGTCAAAAGTCTCTGTAA